The Flavobacterium piscisymbiosum genome includes a region encoding these proteins:
- a CDS encoding glycosyl hydrolase family 18 protein: MIKNKALLGILFFISSLFSAYSCSTEKQSDPENSKTKTARVVGYLSSDNFGKMTSIQFCQLTHLNIAFANPDKNGNILFNGDLDGLVKYAKSVNPKIIISISLAGGVISEELASNWSFLIDKPENRPALIQNIVSFVEVHQLDGVDVDLEWNAVTSGYSGFVIELKKSLTEHKKLLTAALPNNSRFENITQEALNAFDFINIMAYDSTGPWSPDKPGQHSSFEFAKEGIDFWHKLQNVPTDKLTLGVPFYGYNFTYPDVTSSTYNEIILAGTQFADQDELGKIYYNGKSTIAKKVEFASQNTGGIMIWEIAQDSFGEYSLLDVIHKKYTSLKVKTTGLCGN; the protein is encoded by the coding sequence ATGATAAAAAATAAAGCCTTGTTAGGCATCCTTTTTTTTATAAGTTCTCTTTTTTCAGCATACAGTTGTTCGACAGAAAAACAATCAGATCCTGAAAATTCAAAAACAAAAACAGCAAGAGTTGTAGGTTATTTATCTTCGGATAATTTCGGTAAAATGACTTCTATTCAATTTTGTCAATTAACACATCTTAATATAGCGTTTGCAAATCCGGATAAAAATGGCAATATATTATTTAACGGAGATCTTGATGGTTTGGTTAAATATGCAAAATCCGTTAATCCTAAAATTATAATTAGTATTTCACTCGCCGGTGGAGTCATATCAGAAGAACTGGCATCAAATTGGTCTTTTTTAATAGATAAGCCAGAAAACAGGCCAGCTTTAATTCAGAACATCGTCAGCTTTGTCGAAGTGCATCAGTTGGATGGAGTAGATGTCGATCTCGAATGGAACGCTGTAACCTCAGGATATAGTGGTTTTGTAATTGAATTAAAAAAGAGCCTTACAGAGCATAAAAAATTATTAACAGCAGCTTTGCCTAATAATTCCCGTTTCGAAAATATAACTCAGGAAGCATTAAATGCATTCGACTTTATTAATATAATGGCTTACGATAGTACTGGGCCATGGTCTCCTGATAAGCCAGGGCAGCACAGTTCTTTTGAGTTTGCCAAAGAAGGAATTGATTTTTGGCATAAACTTCAAAATGTACCCACTGATAAATTAACGCTTGGTGTGCCTTTTTACGGTTACAATTTTACTTATCCTGATGTTACAAGTTCAACTTATAATGAGATTATACTAGCAGGAACTCAATTTGCAGATCAGGACGAACTGGGTAAAATATATTACAACGGAAAATCTACGATTGCTAAAAAAGTAGAATTTGCTTCTCAAAACACTGGAGGAATAATGATTTGGGAAATAGCTCAGGATTCTTTTGGCGAATATTCTTTATTAGATGTAATCCATAAAAAATATACAAGCTTAAAAGTAAAGACTACAGGATTGTGTGGCAACTAA
- a CDS encoding SusD/RagB family nutrient-binding outer membrane lipoprotein produces MKIKYIIAMLAVFTVVGCTENFDELEKDPVALSANPAGQLSFTQLCMSGDGYYQHRTNLIYAGGFVQHYSGSWAVTNYGGKFNNSEEYAVALWRNVYAHEMKSVVDILDVTGKDASAVNMNAVAKIMKVMVAQRLTDIYGDVPYSEAGLAFSKGIVTPKYDKQQDIYASFFRELEEAYNQLNVGKDLIKGDLFYKGDVSKWKKLANTMRLRAAMRISEVSPAEAEKQAKAALQNGVFESNDDNCIMQHLDFPFSDDPARLDYRGNGLSYGFIGNEQGDHFSSLLIDYLKNNGDPRLTMIATPKTSSSIVAGAPLQPGETLYEGVKPGVFRWELSGGSNSASGIQPYLKLRTTPFLHVSYSESQLLLAEAAFRGWVSGSAAEYYKKGVEAGIKQLSIYGAAPASQASIDAYVNAKPLLPGTEKEQIGTQIWITYLFNSIEGYSNWRRTGYPHLIPITNSDSGTGGIVPTRLYYPSDELQKNEKNYQEALARLGGKNDWFGKVWWDVN; encoded by the coding sequence ATGAAAATCAAATATATAATAGCCATGCTTGCAGTTTTTACGGTAGTTGGCTGTACAGAAAATTTTGACGAACTGGAAAAAGACCCTGTGGCGTTATCTGCAAATCCGGCAGGTCAGCTTTCATTTACCCAATTGTGTATGTCTGGAGATGGATACTATCAACATAGAACCAATTTAATATATGCCGGAGGTTTTGTACAGCATTACTCTGGTTCCTGGGCAGTAACAAACTACGGTGGTAAATTTAATAATTCAGAGGAATATGCGGTAGCTTTATGGAGAAACGTATATGCTCATGAAATGAAAAGTGTTGTAGATATTCTGGATGTAACCGGAAAAGATGCTTCGGCTGTAAATATGAATGCAGTTGCTAAAATTATGAAAGTAATGGTGGCACAGCGATTAACAGATATTTATGGAGATGTACCTTATTCAGAAGCAGGTCTGGCTTTTTCTAAAGGAATTGTAACGCCTAAATATGATAAACAACAAGATATTTATGCTTCATTTTTTAGAGAACTAGAAGAAGCCTATAATCAATTAAATGTTGGAAAAGATCTAATAAAAGGAGATTTATTTTATAAAGGCGATGTTTCAAAATGGAAAAAATTAGCCAACACTATGCGTTTGCGTGCGGCGATGAGAATTTCTGAAGTAAGCCCGGCCGAAGCAGAAAAACAAGCAAAAGCAGCATTGCAAAATGGCGTTTTTGAAAGCAATGATGATAACTGTATTATGCAACATTTAGATTTTCCTTTTAGTGATGATCCTGCCAGATTGGACTATAGAGGAAACGGATTGTCTTATGGTTTTATAGGAAATGAGCAGGGAGATCATTTTAGTTCATTACTAATAGATTATTTAAAAAATAACGGAGATCCAAGATTGACTATGATCGCTACTCCTAAAACCAGTAGTAGTATAGTTGCGGGTGCGCCACTGCAACCGGGAGAAACATTGTACGAAGGGGTTAAACCGGGAGTGTTTAGATGGGAGCTTTCCGGAGGATCAAATTCAGCATCTGGTATACAACCTTATTTAAAATTAAGAACAACTCCGTTCTTGCACGTAAGTTATTCAGAAAGCCAATTGTTATTAGCAGAAGCTGCTTTTAGAGGATGGGTTTCAGGTTCTGCTGCAGAATATTACAAAAAAGGTGTTGAGGCAGGAATTAAACAATTGTCTATTTATGGTGCGGCTCCTGCAAGTCAGGCAAGCATTGATGCTTATGTAAATGCGAAACCTTTATTGCCGGGTACAGAAAAAGAACAAATTGGAACACAAATTTGGATTACCTATCTATTTAATAGTATTGAAGGATACTCGAACTGGAGAAGAACAGGATATCCTCACTTAATACCAATAACAAATTCAGATTCAGGAACTGGTGGTATTGTGCCAACACGTTTGTACTATCCAAGTGATGAACTACAAAAAAATGAAAAAAATTATCAGGAAGCTTTAGCTAGATTAGGAGGAAAGAATGACTGGTTTGGTAAAGTTTGGTGGGATGTAAACTAA
- a CDS encoding SusC/RagA family TonB-linked outer membrane protein, with translation MKRIMLIFMVVFTAQLSLAQVKTVKGLVSDQNGLPLPGVSIIIQGTKTATQSDYDGKFTIQASAGDVLVFSFIGIKTEKVTVTQSATVNVVLTEDAQNLNEVVVTALGIKRQKKELGYAVQDIKGDQLNKVITTNVASALSGKIAGVDISMPATGVGGSSRVIIRGISSIGESNQPLYIVDGVPIDNSGLNNDTAGASKWFDGRDNGDGISSLNPNDIESLTVLKGAAASALYGSRALNGVILITTKKGSKGKLQVELMSGVSFDRVNAKYDDFQTEYGTGGHGVLPDPTKAPSEVYGYTTSAWGPKFSNSVGTQVKIFDGSMRPYARVENNIQDFFKTGVTTTNGIALSGGSENAFLRFGFNNLKNDDVVPNSGLERNNASLNVTLKSDKFTLDANVNYMVETTNNRPGLGDSPNNVGYSLSGLAPNIDQAWLKNYGNPETGEVYKWNNNIYQLNPYLTVDANHNTSKKNRFTGNVAGTYQLEKWVALTFRTGLDTYIFDSKDFMVPGSTWPGRDTGYLRVGDITVSEMNTDIIATFSGIKLANDLTFSGILGATRRDFRRSENSSEGTNIIQPGTEFISNFSTQTINAPIETRTRTNSVYGSAKLDYKGYLYAEFTGRNDWFSVINKDAFYPGASLGFVFSDAFNIQGDTFSYGKLRASWAKVSNAPGAYKNALNYTTYSSYDGQSVVNVKNTSAPNANLTFQTKKGIEFGLETAFFKNRLKADITVYREDTSDQTLDLASSSTSGYEYLSVNAGELRNEGIEVFLSGSPIKTKDFEWGIDLNYSRNKNSILSLHPEINTYTISEARWANAAIVAQVGGKYGTIIGRDFERTPSGEMIVNAQGMPVYTDNKVVLGKGVPDWAAGLTNRFTYKGITLQFLLDMKFGMDVYSMTNSVAAMRGLLDVTTEGRDAYIAARTQAAANDPNFDINSWVPTGGYVANGVVNTGTAQNPVYVKNTKPVDPQEYWRNVTDATPAPFIYDASYVKLREVSLGYNIPKSVFGGAKINSIYVSVFGRNLLTFNKDLPNIDPESMYTSGNGQGFEYGSLPSRQSYGFNIKITF, from the coding sequence ATGAAAAGAATTATGTTAATCTTTATGGTTGTATTTACGGCGCAGCTCTCGCTTGCTCAGGTAAAAACAGTCAAAGGCTTAGTTAGCGATCAAAACGGATTGCCGCTGCCGGGAGTAAGTATTATTATTCAGGGTACGAAAACCGCAACCCAGTCTGATTATGACGGAAAATTTACGATACAAGCATCTGCAGGAGATGTGCTTGTTTTTTCGTTTATCGGAATCAAAACTGAGAAAGTTACTGTAACACAATCAGCTACAGTAAATGTTGTGCTCACAGAAGATGCACAAAATCTAAACGAAGTTGTTGTTACCGCATTAGGTATCAAGAGACAGAAAAAAGAATTGGGTTATGCAGTTCAGGACATTAAAGGTGATCAGCTTAATAAGGTGATTACAACAAATGTAGCGTCGGCACTTTCAGGTAAAATTGCCGGTGTTGATATTTCTATGCCTGCCACAGGAGTTGGAGGAAGCTCCAGAGTTATTATTAGAGGAATTTCAAGTATAGGTGAGAGTAACCAGCCACTTTATATTGTTGATGGAGTTCCTATTGATAACTCAGGTTTGAATAATGACACTGCCGGAGCCAGTAAATGGTTCGACGGAAGAGATAACGGAGACGGAATTTCAAGTCTTAACCCAAATGATATTGAAAGTCTTACTGTATTAAAAGGTGCAGCTGCATCAGCTTTATATGGTTCAAGAGCGTTAAACGGGGTAATTTTAATTACAACTAAAAAAGGAAGCAAAGGAAAATTACAAGTCGAATTAATGAGTGGTGTTAGTTTTGACCGTGTAAATGCAAAATATGATGATTTTCAAACTGAATATGGTACGGGAGGTCATGGAGTTTTGCCAGATCCTACAAAAGCACCTAGTGAAGTTTACGGATATACGACCAGTGCCTGGGGACCTAAATTTTCAAATAGTGTAGGAACACAAGTAAAAATATTTGATGGTTCTATGCGACCTTACGCAAGAGTTGAAAATAATATTCAGGATTTTTTCAAGACCGGTGTTACAACAACAAACGGAATTGCACTTTCTGGAGGAAGTGAAAATGCATTTCTTCGTTTTGGATTTAATAACTTAAAAAATGATGATGTTGTTCCTAATTCTGGTTTAGAAAGAAACAATGCTAGTTTAAACGTGACATTAAAATCAGATAAATTTACTTTAGATGCTAATGTAAATTATATGGTAGAGACTACAAATAACCGACCTGGACTGGGTGATTCACCAAACAATGTGGGGTATTCTTTAAGTGGTCTGGCGCCAAATATTGATCAGGCGTGGTTGAAAAATTATGGAAATCCGGAGACTGGAGAAGTTTATAAATGGAACAATAATATTTATCAATTGAATCCTTATTTAACTGTAGATGCAAACCACAATACTTCTAAGAAAAATCGTTTTACCGGGAATGTTGCCGGAACGTATCAACTAGAAAAATGGGTTGCGCTGACTTTTAGAACTGGTTTAGATACTTACATTTTTGATTCTAAAGATTTTATGGTGCCTGGAAGTACATGGCCTGGAAGAGATACTGGTTATCTTAGAGTAGGTGATATCACCGTTTCTGAAATGAATACGGATATCATTGCGACTTTTAGCGGAATTAAATTAGCTAATGATCTGACTTTTTCAGGAATTTTAGGAGCAACCAGAAGAGATTTTAGAAGATCTGAAAATTCTAGTGAGGGAACCAATATTATTCAGCCGGGAACAGAGTTTATTAGTAATTTTTCAACGCAGACAATAAATGCACCAATAGAAACAAGAACAAGAACAAATTCTGTTTACGGTTCTGCAAAATTGGATTATAAAGGGTATCTATATGCTGAGTTTACAGGAAGAAATGACTGGTTTAGCGTTATTAATAAGGATGCTTTCTATCCTGGAGCTTCATTAGGATTTGTATTCTCGGATGCATTTAACATTCAGGGTGATACTTTTTCTTATGGAAAATTAAGAGCTTCGTGGGCAAAAGTTTCTAATGCTCCGGGGGCTTATAAAAATGCATTAAACTATACTACTTATTCTTCTTACGACGGACAAAGTGTGGTAAATGTTAAGAATACATCGGCACCAAATGCAAACCTGACTTTTCAAACGAAAAAAGGAATCGAGTTTGGTTTAGAAACAGCTTTCTTTAAAAATAGATTAAAAGCTGATATAACTGTGTATCGTGAAGATACATCTGATCAAACTCTTGATTTAGCATCTTCATCAACATCAGGATATGAATATCTTTCTGTAAATGCCGGTGAATTGCGTAACGAAGGTATTGAGGTCTTTTTATCTGGTTCACCAATAAAAACGAAAGACTTTGAATGGGGAATTGACTTAAACTATTCGAGAAATAAAAACTCAATTCTTTCTTTACATCCTGAAATTAATACATACACAATTTCTGAGGCTCGTTGGGCTAACGCAGCGATTGTTGCTCAGGTTGGTGGAAAATACGGTACTATCATTGGAAGAGATTTTGAAAGAACACCTTCAGGAGAAATGATTGTAAATGCACAAGGTATGCCTGTATATACAGATAATAAAGTAGTTTTAGGAAAAGGAGTTCCGGATTGGGCAGCGGGTTTAACCAATAGATTTACTTATAAAGGAATCACGCTTCAGTTTTTATTAGATATGAAATTTGGTATGGATGTATATTCTATGACAAATTCAGTTGCTGCAATGAGAGGATTATTAGATGTTACTACAGAGGGAAGAGATGCGTATATCGCTGCAAGAACACAAGCTGCTGCAAATGATCCTAATTTCGACATCAATAGTTGGGTTCCTACAGGTGGTTATGTGGCAAATGGAGTAGTAAATACAGGAACGGCTCAGAATCCTGTTTATGTAAAAAATACCAAACCTGTAGATCCTCAGGAATATTGGAGAAATGTTACAGATGCTACTCCGGCACCATTTATTTATGATGCTTCGTATGTAAAATTAAGAGAGGTAAGTTTAGGGTATAATATACCTAAAAGTGTTTTTGGCGGAGCAAAAATAAACTCAATTTATGTTTCTGTATTTGGAAGAAACTTATTGACATTCAATAAAGATTTACCAAACATTGATCCGGAGTCTATGTATACTTCAGGAAACGGACAAGGTTTTGAATATGGTTCATTACCATCAAGACAATCGTATGGTTTTAATATTAAAATTACATTCTAA
- a CDS encoding sensor histidine kinase, with product MTEIQKLKFDIKLKNHVWFWGSYFTLNFLRWGAYFNDYPYSFKSNLIEFSLHIPLVYFNLFVLVPKYVLKQKYIPYTLALIASLFGIYLLKTALTYYIISENIWPEANREYHPFDINHILAVCIGELYVLAMASSVYLTLTWLRERERNRSLRENQFKIKLKYLENQIQPHFFFNTLNNLYALSLESSDKVPDVIIKLSNLMEYVLYDVKGTKFVPLIKEIDYIQNYIEIEKLRFENVEVTVNLESNIEDIVVPPLIFISLVENAFKHGGINNNNLKIKINCKVIDNKMLDFEILNNFVNSQNLNTKGGIGLVNTKKRLKLIYKNDFSLKHTTKLNYYIIRLQIPIDNED from the coding sequence TTGACCGAAATCCAAAAATTAAAATTTGATATTAAGCTTAAAAATCATGTTTGGTTTTGGGGCAGCTACTTCACTCTTAACTTTTTGCGATGGGGAGCTTACTTTAATGATTACCCCTATTCGTTCAAATCGAACTTAATTGAATTCTCCCTGCACATTCCGTTAGTCTATTTTAACCTTTTTGTTTTGGTACCCAAATATGTATTGAAACAAAAATACATTCCCTATACCCTCGCATTAATAGCAAGCCTTTTTGGAATCTATCTGCTAAAAACAGCTTTGACCTATTATATTATATCCGAAAACATCTGGCCGGAAGCCAATAGAGAATATCATCCTTTTGATATTAATCATATTCTGGCAGTTTGCATAGGAGAGTTATATGTGCTGGCTATGGCTTCATCTGTTTATTTGACCTTAACATGGCTTCGAGAAAGAGAACGAAACAGATCATTAAGAGAAAACCAGTTCAAAATCAAACTGAAATATCTTGAAAATCAAATTCAGCCGCATTTCTTTTTCAATACACTAAATAATCTCTACGCTTTATCATTAGAATCTTCAGATAAGGTTCCGGATGTTATTATAAAACTATCAAATTTGATGGAATATGTTTTATATGATGTAAAAGGCACCAAATTTGTTCCATTAATTAAAGAAATTGATTACATCCAGAATTATATCGAAATCGAGAAGTTACGCTTTGAGAATGTAGAAGTTACGGTCAATCTCGAATCGAATATAGAAGATATTGTTGTACCTCCTCTAATATTCATTTCATTGGTCGAAAACGCCTTTAAACACGGAGGAATCAACAACAATAATCTAAAAATTAAGATTAATTGTAAAGTTATCGACAATAAAATGTTAGATTTTGAAATCCTAAATAATTTTGTAAATTCACAAAATCTTAATACCAAAGGCGGAATTGGTTTAGTAAATACCAAGAAAAGATTAAAATTAATTTACAAAAACGATTTCAGTTTAAAACATACAACAAAACTAAACTACTATATAATCCGTTTGCAAATACCTATTGATAATGAAGATTAA
- a CDS encoding LytR/AlgR family response regulator transcription factor → MKIKCVLIDDEPLAIKVLQNYFTNFTDFEVIGTFNNSLEALDFINSTTVDAVFLDINMPMMTGFELISLIENKTKVIITTAFREFAAESYDLDVLDYLVKPIPLPRFIKCINKITTEYNLKNNIKVETTKGDSHIFIKVDKKMMKINIEEILFVEGMKEYIKVVTPDKTYITHKSLTSLSEELPADRFLRIHKSYVIALNKVKSIEGNRIQIQSYTIPIGRNYSKEVKNKILE, encoded by the coding sequence ATGAAGATTAAATGCGTGTTGATTGACGATGAGCCATTGGCGATCAAAGTCCTGCAAAATTATTTTACAAATTTTACAGACTTTGAGGTAATTGGCACATTCAATAATTCTCTGGAAGCACTTGATTTTATAAACAGTACTACTGTCGATGCCGTATTTCTGGACATCAATATGCCTATGATGACAGGTTTTGAACTTATTAGTTTAATCGAAAACAAAACCAAAGTTATCATTACTACCGCTTTTAGGGAATTTGCTGCAGAAAGCTACGATCTTGATGTTCTGGATTATTTAGTAAAACCTATCCCGCTGCCGCGATTTATAAAATGCATTAATAAAATTACTACCGAATACAATTTAAAAAACAATATCAAAGTCGAAACCACAAAAGGCGACTCTCATATTTTCATCAAGGTCGACAAAAAGATGATGAAAATTAATATAGAAGAAATTCTATTTGTCGAAGGAATGAAGGAATACATCAAAGTAGTTACTCCGGATAAAACCTACATTACCCATAAATCACTCACATCTTTGTCAGAAGAATTACCCGCAGATCGCTTTTTGCGCATCCATAAATCTTACGTAATTGCGCTAAACAAGGTAAAATCTATCGAAGGAAACCGCATCCAGATACAATCCTACACCATTCCGATAGGTAGAAATTACAGCAAAGAGGTCAAAAACAAAATTTTAGAATAA
- a CDS encoding MFS transporter translates to MSSENVQTKWGQFISLIIVFFFWGFVGSANDILIPVFKKVFTLSQVQSQLVAWAFYAAYFVGSVIFFLVSLKVDVLQKFGYKKTLSAGLLLSAVGSFLFIPAATMESFPFFLTALFTVGLGFSIQQIVANPLAIKMGSPQTGAHRLTLAGGINSFGTTIGAILLGIALFGMGDNKNTSLSLEDIKLPFVILGLAFIAVAIFMNFSKIEDPAKEEEEVVKVAHEKFNISDYPQLYLGMLGIFIYVGTEVTIISNLPALLHTAEFGNVLEDAIAPFIALYWGSLMIGRWNGGVNVFNTSNLVNTALKFIVPAIAFGVIIGANIFAAHDVSAFYIYPIWILLFIAVSFVGGKNAGKTLMLFGISGLLMMVAGLVWPDPSIAKFFFISGGLFLSIMWPSIFDLAIAGLGKNTGKASSFLIMMILGGGVIPLIQGSICDIDLTSPGGIFGITWTHFSYIVPLLGFAYLGFYGFYCPKILKRQGIDHNIQSEGGGH, encoded by the coding sequence ATGAGTTCAGAAAATGTTCAAACCAAATGGGGACAGTTTATCTCGTTGATAATTGTTTTCTTCTTTTGGGGTTTTGTTGGTTCAGCCAATGATATCCTGATTCCCGTATTCAAAAAAGTCTTTACTTTATCTCAGGTACAATCACAATTAGTAGCATGGGCATTTTATGCGGCATACTTTGTAGGATCTGTAATTTTCTTTTTAGTATCCTTAAAAGTAGATGTTTTACAAAAATTTGGATATAAAAAAACCTTATCAGCAGGTTTACTTCTTTCAGCAGTTGGATCATTTTTATTCATTCCTGCTGCAACAATGGAAAGTTTCCCTTTCTTCTTAACAGCTTTATTTACTGTAGGTTTAGGATTCTCGATCCAGCAAATTGTAGCTAACCCGTTAGCTATTAAAATGGGAAGTCCTCAAACAGGCGCTCACCGTTTAACTTTAGCCGGAGGAATAAACTCTTTCGGAACAACAATTGGAGCTATTCTTTTAGGAATCGCCTTGTTCGGAATGGGAGATAACAAAAACACATCACTTTCATTAGAAGATATCAAACTACCTTTCGTTATTCTTGGGCTTGCTTTTATTGCAGTGGCCATTTTCATGAACTTCTCTAAAATCGAAGATCCTGCAAAAGAAGAGGAAGAAGTAGTTAAAGTAGCACACGAAAAATTCAACATCTCAGATTATCCACAACTATATTTGGGAATGTTAGGAATCTTTATTTACGTTGGTACTGAGGTTACAATCATTAGTAATTTACCAGCTTTACTGCACACAGCAGAGTTTGGTAACGTTCTTGAAGATGCAATCGCACCATTTATCGCCCTTTATTGGGGAAGTTTAATGATTGGTCGCTGGAATGGTGGTGTTAACGTTTTCAACACCTCAAACTTAGTAAATACAGCATTAAAATTCATTGTACCAGCTATAGCATTTGGAGTAATTATTGGAGCTAATATTTTTGCTGCACACGATGTTTCTGCATTCTATATCTACCCAATCTGGATCTTATTGTTTATCGCCGTAAGTTTCGTAGGAGGTAAAAATGCCGGAAAAACATTAATGCTTTTCGGAATATCAGGTTTATTAATGATGGTTGCCGGATTAGTATGGCCAGATCCATCAATTGCTAAATTCTTCTTTATCTCTGGAGGTTTATTCTTATCTATCATGTGGCCATCGATCTTCGATTTAGCTATTGCAGGATTAGGTAAAAACACAGGAAAAGCATCTTCATTCTTAATTATGATGATTTTAGGAGGAGGGGTTATTCCTTTGATTCAGGGAAGTATCTGTGATATCGACCTTACAAGCCCTGGAGGAATCTTCGGAATCACATGGACACACTTCTCTTACATCGTTCCACTTCTTGGATTTGCTTATTTAGGATTCTACGGTTTCTATTGCCCTAAAATATTAAAAAGACAAGGAATTGATCATAACATTCAAAGCGAAGGCGGAGGACACTAA
- the fsa gene encoding fructose-6-phosphate aldolase: protein MKFFIDTANLAQIKEAQALGVLDGVTTNPSLMAKEGITGKNNILKHYVDICNLVEGDVSAEVNALDYDGMIKEGEELAELHDQIVVKLPMTKEGVMAAKYFSDKGIKTNVTLVFSAGQALLAAKAGATYVSPFIGRLDDVSTDGLNLIQEIREIYDNYGYETQILAASVRHTMHIVNCAKIGADVMTGPLSAIYGLLKHPLTDIGLAQFVADFEKGNK from the coding sequence ATGAAATTTTTTATTGACACAGCTAATTTAGCTCAGATTAAAGAAGCACAAGCTTTAGGTGTTTTGGATGGTGTAACAACTAACCCATCATTGATGGCAAAAGAAGGAATCACTGGGAAAAACAACATTTTGAAGCATTATGTTGACATTTGTAATCTTGTTGAAGGTGATGTAAGTGCTGAAGTTAATGCGCTTGATTATGATGGAATGATCAAAGAAGGTGAAGAACTGGCTGAATTACATGACCAAATCGTAGTTAAATTACCTATGACAAAAGAAGGTGTAATGGCTGCAAAATATTTTTCGGATAAAGGAATTAAAACAAATGTAACGCTTGTTTTTTCTGCAGGTCAGGCTTTATTGGCTGCAAAAGCTGGTGCTACTTATGTTTCTCCTTTTATTGGTCGTTTGGATGATGTTTCGACTGATGGTTTGAATTTGATTCAGGAAATTAGAGAAATTTATGATAACTACGGGTACGAAACTCAAATTTTGGCAGCTTCTGTACGTCATACAATGCATATTGTAAACTGTGCTAAAATTGGTGCAGATGTTATGACTGGACCTCTTTCTGCAATTTACGGATTGTTGAAACACCCATTAACTGATATTGGATTGGCTCAGTTTGTTGCTGATTTCGAAAAAGGAAATAAATAA